The segment ATAGGTTCAAGTTAAAACTAGGGATGGAGCCAGGAATTTGATTTAGGAACCCTTTTAGAAATACAAATCTACATTAATCTTATAAGTTCTATTTCTAACAAAATGTTAGGGTAATTCTTTTGGGCCTAAATTTCAGTTATATACTTATTTGAAAACACTAGCTTCGTTACCAGCTTCTTGCAGAGAGGTCTTAAAGGATTTTCACATTGAATGTGCTCAAATGCAACCCTAGCAATACTATCACCATGAACataatgggaaaaaaaagaagaagtttgcACCATTGACAAAGATACTCACTCATCATTTAATTTCCACAAAtataatttaacaataaaattttcaccAACAAAATTTCCTTAAACAATGCAAAATAGAACCCAAAACGATTCTGCCAATTTGCACAAAAATACAtgaatttctccccttcaaTTTGCTAATGCTAAAAACTGATGCCAAATGGACAATTACTTTAACAGTTAGATATTTCTATTGAATTtttatccaagaaaaaaaaaataagaaattttttttactaaattagcatatatacaattaaaaatcCATCACAACCTTAGGGggtatatcttttttttttttttttttgagacaaagGTAAGCgaaatattattaagaaaatccaaaactaaaaaatacaccaCAAGTTCAAGGCAAATCCGAATGGAAAACATCTTCCACATCCTCAGGTAGAGATTCTACCCATACATCAATATCTGCAGATAAAACTGCTTTTTTAGCTAAACAATGAGCTAACCTATTCCCCTCACGCCGAACATGCTGAAACAAACAGCTCCTCAACGTTCCCCCAATTTGCTTAGATTCATCAATAATGTGACCAAACAAAGTACGACAGCAACCAAAGCCTTTCAAAGCAGCAATAACCCGATTACAATCACCTTCAATAATCACTTGAAACACACACAACTCTGCAGCAAACCTCACTGCCCTACGAGTTGCCAAAGCTTTAGCCATTTCAACAGACTGAACCGAGCCAATATTCTGCCGCAAAGCTCCAATAATTTGCCCATCACAGTCACGAACAACTACACCAACACCTGCTGACCCGGTTTCTGCAAAGAAAGTTGCATCGAAGTTCACTTTGTAATGATCCTGAGGGGGAGGAGACCAACGCACCAGGGACCGACGCACTGGCGCACTCTGCACTTGAGGATTAACTTCCCAAAACTCATCAACTAAGCCCCGAGCTCGCTCACCCAGTTCATGCAACCTTAGGGGTATATCAAACGCAtgagtttgtaattttttttttcttcttaataccAATGTCGAagttattcagccaaaaaaaaaaaaaaaaagaaactcatgAGTTATTaatcatcataataataaagcTTAAACAGCTATAAAAAggcatttagatttaaaatgattaatatttttaagttatcaaagaaggaaaaaatagtgttttatttatttatggaagATAGTGTTTTTCTGGgacaaaacaattaaaaaataccaaatagAATTACACTTATTTAAGGGAAatcgccgtctgtgggaatcgAACCCACGACCACATGGTTAAAAGCCATGCGCTCTACCGGCTGAGCTAAGACGGCTCTTTTATTATAGCATCTAAATAAGATTATATCTTACATTTAGAATTTAACCTTGATTGTTTCCTGCAAATTACACCCAAGAAGTCAATTGcatcaatatcaaaattaatagttacctattataaaaaaaaaaacacacaataataattttgaattttttacaattttaatccTTAAAAATACGTCTCCTCGAAGCATTGTTGTTTAAGGCCTTAAGCTTAACCTATCTTGgcacttaaaagttaaaacttaaaacaccataaaataaattgtttgttgttgttgttgttgttattattattagtattacaAATATGTTATTTGCTATAAGGCTTTTAAGCAACTGATTTGTATAGCAAGGAGATAAAAATCAACTACAAtacttgttttttaaatttttatcactcttatttttaatattagaaatattgcaaatttgattacatagattttacaaaattggtttgttaaattaaatataaagaaattaaacatttaaactGATGTGTTATCAATTCGCAAGGAAttaatttaacatttatttatcatattgtttttttttggaaatttattatattgttaaaGTGACATCAATGATCAATCACATTTATTCTGGATTGGTTTCTAAGTAGTTTGCACTAAAATTTGTGACATGCTTTAACATTTTACTATATTTAATTAGTAACAActtgttaagaaaaaaataatcaattttttttgataaaaaaaatcaatttattctATATAGGGTTGGCAAAATCTTCTTGTCTAGCATAAATTTTTCCATATCAAAGAGGTGATGGGCATGAGTGAACTTTGCTTGTCTCGCACCAGTTAAAATTGCACTTgtgtaattttaaactatattacacatatatactattcaattttttttattagatgtgattTTTAACAAATCTTTcattggattattttttttcttatacttgaaatactttcaaaattttaagataatttgatatcataaattttaagttttcatatttaaaattgtgcataaaatgaattttttaatccAATAACAAATAACATTTAATTTGCACAAAAATTAGTATActtattaagaatataaagaatatataatctaacaatgaaaacatttttcattcttaatttctataataattattaaaaaaaatttagaggagtagttttttctttaattaattaattaataattttatttatttttaggaagCTTTAGAAATATTATAGAGATGAAGAATAGGCTCTCTCTTGCCATTATAGACAGTCACACTTTGTGtgagttcaaacttcaaaaaagCAAAGAAGCTTCTTTCACTTCAACAATGGCGGAAATCTCCGAAGAACCTCCAAATCCAATACctccacaaccacaaccacaaccacaacacaCACACCAACCATCCGAATCAACCATTCGAAAAGCCAAACCTGGACTCAAGcgtctcactctcactctctcagtcCTCGTCTCTTTCATCTTCGCTTTCCCTTTCCTCTACAAATCCGTCGAAATCCACCGCGCTCCACTTCCCTTTCGAGAAATCGATTCCCTCTCGTCCCAAATCGGATCCAGCACCAACAGCCCCTCGCTTTCATTCCCTTGCCATTTCCAAGCAATCTTCGTAAATTTCAACAATTCCAACGCGGAAACCCTAGAGTCTTTGATTTTTGACGAACTGACCAAATTGACCTCCAACACAACCTCGCAATGCAGTACATCATCGGTAAAGCTTGTGAATTctggtccaatttggtccttgATCGGGGCCGTCGATTTTGGCGGTGATGATGAGAGTGTCGACGAGGCTTTGGCGGGTGTGTTGGGTGGTGAGAAGGTGTATAGTGTGGTGGTGGTGAAAGGGGAGAGTGAGGAGGTGAAGGGGGTGGTGGGGAAGTATAGGCATGGATGGGCTGTGGGGAGGGTTTCGGAGTTGGAGGCGGCGGAGAGGGTGGCGGAGATGTTTGTTAAGGTGTTTGTGAATGGTGGGAAGGAGGAAGGGTTCATTCATGGGGAGTTTATGCCTGTTGGGGCTGATGGGAGGATTGTGCTTTCCTTTAATTTGCTTAATTCTAACCCACATGATTGGGTTTATGATTGGTATGAATCTTGGCTTTTGActcttttgttatttgtattGTGATTTTCTATAATTTGTTCAATTTAAATTCACATGATTGTGTTTATGATTGGTATGAATACTGGGTTTTGACTCTTTTAATTCAAAGTTGTCTATATTGTGATTTCCTATGATTTGCTCAATTCAAATTCACATGATTGGGTTTATGATTGGTATGAATCTTGGCTTTTTActcttttgttatttatattgtGATTTCCTATAATTTGCTCAATTCAAATTCACAGGATTGGGTTTATGATTGGTATGAATCTTGGCTTTTGActcttttgttatttgtattGTGATTTTCTATAATTTGTTCAATTTAAATTCACATGATTGTGTTTATGATTGGTATGAATATTGGGTTTTGACTCTTTTAATTCAAAGTTGTCTATATATTGTGATTTCCTATAATTTGCTCAATTCAAATTCCCATGATTGTGTTTATGATTGGTATGAATATTGGGTTTTGACTCTTTTAATTCAAAGTTGTCTAAATTGTGATTTCCTATAATTTGCTCAATTCAAATTCACATGATTTTGTTTATGATTGGTATGAATCTTGGCCTTTGACTGTTTTAATTCAatgttctatatatatttatgggaTTTGAACCTTGAATGTTGTTGTTAGAAGCATCAAGAGGTCATTGTTGAAAGTTATATTGTTAAAATGGTATTGTTTTCCAATGAGCTCTAGTTCAATTGACACTTCCTTCTTCTTAAGAATGGGTGAAGGGCCTGAAGGCCGAGGTTGTGGGTTTGAAAATTCATTGGTTGTGTGTCTAAGTTACCAAATTATTGCTTTTTGtttgtagggttttatgttagAGACATGTTAAAGttgtttcatttttgttatgtttgatTTTAAGGGAAAATAATTTGGTAATTAagttgattgaataaaaaaaatacatttataacACAAGGTTGGCTACAAATATTAAGTCAtttctccataattttttttttgaaagcattgGTAGCGAACAGAATCTTGAACTGGTTTCCTTGTAGACGTTTATCATGTCTTTGGTTGTGGCTTTCAGTACAAATATCTAAATATTGCTGATCTCCTCAAATATCTCAATATCTCTGATGGATAGCATAATAATAAGATAACGGCTCAAAGTGAAGATTCtctgttttggttttttgttttggtgttttgagTTGTTGGGTATATATTTGAAGTCATAATTTCTTGCTTTATGCTGTGGTGAAAGTTATGTCAATtgttttttacttaattttatttttgatcatATCCATCTTTTAGATGGTAGGAAGCTTACTAAAAACATGTTTagcagaaaattatatttattctaGTTTTTCTTGCATTCTTGATAGATTTATATTTGGagtaattttttattgctttatccTGTGGTTAGAATTATATGAATTGGGCTTAgtgttattattaatattttttatggttcGTTTTCATCTTTGACATGGTAGGAAACCTAATCAAAACATGATTATCATCACATAATATTTATTCCATTTTGTTCTTGCATTCTCTTGTTACTGCAGGGATTTTCAAGCAATAGATGATACACTATTGGCCCCTATAATTAAGGCTCTAGGACCGGTAGCTAACATCAGTGTGGAAAGTCAGGTAATAAATGTTCCAAAGTTTTTAGAAAATGCTTATCATTGTTTTGTATTATGGCTAATTGGCTATCTATAACGTCCTCATATCTGATtgtaatttgattttgttgtctGCCTGCTGGACAGGTTTTATACCATACACCAAagtcttcattttctttctggGACGATAAGAGGAAAGGCTACATCTTTAGCACCAAGGATCTTCCTTTCTTTGTATGCTTCTTTAAATCTTTAACTCCTCATGATTTAATTGTCAAATAGAAATTTAGAAGAGTATTTCTAATAATCTATATTCTCTTTGCCCCCTTTAATGTTTCATTTAAGTTCTTGAAGTTTCTTGGTGCAAAGATCTAAAAGCCTATTACAttttagtgtgtgtgtgcatgAATGCAGTCGCCTACATGTTTGCTCTCTACaagaacccaaaaacaaaagtttttttttggggggggtgggggggtggtTAGCTTAAATCACCTTTTCTCCCCTTTTAAGAGTGTAAAATGGAAAGTAATGTATGGATTATTTTACTTCAAGATCCAACAGGTGACACACATATCACTTCTCATTAAAGGGGTAGTCATTTATGGAGTATTTTACTTCAAGACCTAAGAAATCTGTGCATTAGTTAAAGACTTTTATTGTATTATGATGTTACTGATAATGATAGCGGCAATATGTGGTGACACAATGGGAACATAATGTATATCAGCATTATATTGTTTAATCAACTTACATAAGTGCTAAGTGCAGAGTTTCATTATTCATTAGTCAAAGTGCATTGGccataagttattttttttgtatgtttggAGAAACCCAAATTAATTGGAGCCAAAATTTCCTTACCTTTTGTTTGCTCCGAAAATAATGAGGTCACTGTAGTTAAAAaacctttttccattttcttcattGAAGTATGTGGGCAATGTAAGCAAGGgccatttttcttatttatctgTCTCTGTGTgtggatattgttttttttgtattttttttaacaaaagaggttttttgatcttcttttcttgttattttgaattatatctgtaatttctttctaatttattttgttaatgttaTTTCCCTTTTATAATAGGTCAATTCAAATGAGTGGCACTTGGATACTTCTATTGCTGCAGGAGGGAGATCAAAGATATTGCAATTTGTGGTGTATATTCTTTAACTAGATTCTCCTTTTAGTTAATATCTCAATGGAAGTATTTTTATCTGATTTTTAAATGAACTCTTTGAGCAAAATTGCAATGTGCTTCCATCTATTGACAATCTGATATAAGGATCTGAGGATATGTGGCCTTTAGTTGATGTATGTCCAGATTCTAAAAATTGGTGTCTGTACTCAGTAGCGGGAAGATGTTTCCATTCTTAACAGCTTCAATGTCAatgttctttttatttgctttcagATATGTACCATCTGCAAAGGAATGCCCTCTTCTACTACAGCTTCCAAATGGAGAGATTTCTAAGACGAATGGATTCATATCTCCTGTGAGTTATCATAcctttatattatcttc is part of the Quercus robur chromosome 9, dhQueRobu3.1, whole genome shotgun sequence genome and harbors:
- the LOC126701232 gene encoding uncharacterized protein LOC126701232 is translated as MLRGDETIKSAPVRRSLVRWSPPPQDHYKVNFDATFFAETGSAGVGVVVRDCDGQIIGALRQNIGSVQSVEMAKALATRRAVRFAAELCVFQVIIEGDCNRVIAALKGFGCCRTLFGHIIDESKQIGGTLRSCLFQHVRREGNRLAHCLAKKAVLSADIDVWVESLPEDVEDVFHSDLP
- the LOC126699152 gene encoding uncharacterized protein LOC126699152; this encodes MAEISEEPPNPIPPQPQPQPQHTHQPSESTIRKAKPGLKRLTLTLSVLVSFIFAFPFLYKSVEIHRAPLPFREIDSLSSQIGSSTNSPSLSFPCHFQAIFVNFNNSNAETLESLIFDELTKLTSNTTSQCSTSSVKLVNSGPIWSLIGAVDFGGDDESVDEALAGVLGGEKVYSVVVVKGESEEVKGVVGKYRHGWAVGRVSELEAAERVAEMFVKVFVNGGKEEGFIHGEFMPVGADGRIVLSFNLLNSNPHDWVYDWDFQAIDDTLLAPIIKALGPVANISVESQVLYHTPKSSFSFWDDKRKGYIFSTKDLPFFVNSNEWHLDTSIAAGGRSKILQFVVYVPSAKECPLLLQLPNGEISKTNGFISPMWGGVIVWNPQGCLMDSESQHPIRQTISHQDLQKVFEVFMGQFRQLFGLKSDDLYFGSSGTYSLLASEKGFSEWELDFLARRHTCFNLHSCATTLGSLSRLVQSLPRMIIMDEIGKQVKYSLEAANLAQRNASLGLYDASAVSSRQARSLAEDAFFHPSIMSVSYYSFEHCFAVYSPFFLPVSMHVLLAALREWRRYKIENKKYLAWKAEVKKNS